Genomic DNA from Gemmatimonadaceae bacterium:
AGTCTTGCTATCGATGATCAGGCCAGCCTTCGCGTCGTGAAGCCGAACCTGCACGGACAGGAGGTCGCCGTTGCGTGAAACCGAACCATCAAGGAAATACCGTGCGTGCTCGCGACGCGCGATAGCGCGCAGGCGATTGGCTGACAGTCCGCCGCTCTGCGTGCGCTCTTCGTCGCCCATCAACGCATATCCGTCCAGCCACTTCGTCGACGCCGTGCGTTCGAGGGCACTGCCGACCAACATCGGGAGCTGTGCCCACTCGGGTTCTGCCGTTGACCCGACCGTGGCGAAGGGGAAGACAATCACCCGGTCGGGATCAAGCGGCACCGGTCGGAAATACACGCCGTGGTAGAGCACACCCGTCGAAGCCATGAGGGCGATCGCGGCGAGTGGGAGCACCGCACGCCGGCGGCGCGTGGTCCGTTTGGCCAATCGCACATCCGTCGCGCCGATTCGTTCCCCAGCGGTGCCGAGTGCGTCGAGCGCGTCCAGAAACTCGTCGGCGGTCTGGAAACGGTCTGCCTCAACCTTGGCGAGCATCCGCATCACGAGGCCTTCCAGCCACGGGCGATCGAAGCGCGCACAATGTGCAGGGAGGGCGGTTGGTCAACATGTGACGGGCGAGGATCGCTTGGGGCGTCGCACCGTGAAACGGCGTGTCGCCCGCCAGCATCTCGTACAGCAGACACCCCAGCGAGTAGATATCGCTGCGCCCGTCAATCGGCCCGCCACCCGATTGCTCCGGACTCATGTAGAGCGGAGTCCCTATTACCACCCCGGTGCTCGTGAAGCCGTCCCGCTCGACTGCGCTCACCGCATGCGCGATGCCATAGTCGGCGAGAAGCGCCTTCCCATCGCCAGAGAGGAGCACATTCTCCGGCTTGATGTCCCGATGCACGAAGCCTTCCTGATGCAGCGCCGAGTGCCATGGCAATCGCGCGCGTGATCTCAAGCGCGTGATCGATGGAGAGTTGCCGCTCCTTCCGCAGCAACTCGCGCAGCGAGCCCCCGTCCGCGAACGGCATCACATAGTACGGCACACCGTTGATCTCTCCCGACTCCAGCAGCGGCACGAGCGCGGGAGACTTCACCGCAGCGGCGATCCGAATCTCGCGGAGGAAGCGCTGCGCGGGGATCGCATCAGCAAACACCGGGCGCAACACCTTGAGGGCAACGGGGTGTTCGTCACCGCGTCGATGGGCGAGCCAGACAGTCGCCATCCCACCGCGTCCAATCTCTCGCTCAAGCTGAAAACGCTCACCAAGTCCCGCAAGGAATGATGGCGAAAGCGTCTCAGGCGTGGTCGCGTCCGTCGGGGCTGGCGTCAACGCCGAGGGCGGCGTCGCCATCGGCGTGCTCATGGACAACTGCCACCGAGTTCGGCAACCCGCGCGCTCGCGGCGACCTGCGGTGTCGAACCAGGCGCGGAAGGCGCCACTCCCGCGCAGAGCGCAGACACTGCTGAAGCGTTGCTGATGCCAGCGAGCGCCGACGCCGCGCGAATCCGATACATGGTTCGGAACGCTTCCAGTTGTGCGGCCACCACCGTATTGGACGGGACGCGTCCGGAATCAGCGTGACTCACCAGGTATTGCAGCGATTTCTGAATTGACTCCATGTGGCTCGGTGGAGGCCCATTGATCAGAATATCTCGGAGGCGAGGCACGGCGGAGTCTCCCAGCAACATGACTCGGTCGCGTTCCCTGGACAGACAGTCCTGACACTGCATCCAGGCGTACACGATGGTGTCCACGGCATTCTGCTGCGCCGTGTGCGGCAGCACCGTTTGGTTCCGCGACGGGTCCTGACACCCCAGTGACAGCAGCGCGACCGCGCTGGCGCGCCGGCAAGCGCGCGACCACGTTCCACGTCTCCGGGGATGGCTCTGGATCAGCGTCCGGGAGTGCCCGCATCGCGAACCGTCACGGCTATCGGCGCGAACGACCCATCCACGTACGCGCGCACCACCGCCGAGCCGACCGCGTGCGCCGTCAGGCGACCCGTCAT
This window encodes:
- a CDS encoding serine/threonine protein kinase — its product is MHRDIKPENVLLSGDGKALLADYGIAHAVSAVERDGFTSTGVVIGTPLYMSPEQSGGGPIDGRSDIYSLGCLLYEMLAGDTPFHGATPQAILARHMLTNRPPCTLCALRSPVAGRPRDADARQG